AAATAAATTTTTACTTTGCACGGCCATACCACAGCTGGGAGCGCGGCGCTAACGAGAATGCAAACCGCTTGGTAAGGCAGTATTTCCCGAAGAAAACGGACTTTAAAACGATAACACAAGAGCAGGTTCAGTGGGTCGAAGATATTCTTAACAGTCGGCCTAGAAAAAGGCTAGGGTTTATCTCTCCCCTCTTAACATATAATCAGTTAACCCAAGTTGCATTTGTGAGTTGAATCTTGCTTTTGATATACTGGAACTACTCAAGTATTGAGACCGGAAAGAAAACAATCTGACCCAACTGATTAACGGGAATACGTCGCTGGAGCAACGTGTTTTTCCCATCAGTCAGCGTTATGCGGCAAACTTCAGGAAACAGGTATGGAAACTGCAAAACCGCTTTGTTCGGAGAATTTCCACCCAAAACCTTTAACAATTCTTGACTCTTTTCGGAAAGAAGTTCCAACATTATTGGTCGTCCTGAGAGGTTGTCCTCATTCAAAGCCCCAAACTCCTCGGAAAATCGAAAGAGGATTGAATTCTGAGTAAGAGCTGATGTCGGCACAAAAGAGTAATGAAAGTCCAGCGTGTCCAAAAACACTTTACCAACAAATAGGCTGAGGTAGGCTTCTTCTAATCGGTTGATTTCAGCTAAAGCAACAGC
This sequence is a window from Williamwhitmania taraxaci. Protein-coding genes within it:
- a CDS encoding IS30 family transposase, with amino-acid sequence AVEALSPLAHQMHTITADNGKEFAAHQVIAEKLQINFYFARPYHSWERGANENANRLVRQYFPKKTDFKTITQEQVQWVEDILNSRPRKRLGFISPLLTYNQLTQVAFVS